A stretch of DNA from Gimesia chilikensis:
CCGCTGAGCGAGGCAGACCTGCAGACCCTGTTCGGTACCACCACGCCCGCGAAAGCCGCTGTGGAAACCGCCGTCACGGCGGGAACGCTGCACGACCACTGCGCCCGCTGGCAGGCGGTTTACTGCGCGGTGTATGCGGAGGGGACGCCGGTGGAATATGTGTTTGTGGGGGTGAGCGGGGATTAGGGGGGGCTGATGTATTTTTATTTTATATCCGAATGAGTATTAATTATTACGACATCGGAAATGCGAACTTCTAAGAAAGAAATCTTGTCTTGGTCTAATAGATCTATCGTGGGTAAATGGGAATGTGCCAAAAGATTGTATGATTTGTTTTCTGTTAAATTCTTTAATTCATTCTCGGGATAAAATAGAGACTAGTTTCTGGAGTCTGAAAAATGCTGGGATTACAAGAGTATCTAGACAAGTTCTTGAAAAAGAATAATCTCATAGTGGCACTACTCAGAAGAGGTTTAACTAAACGTTTAGATGATATAGGGCTGGATCTGAAGACTGCTCAGCTAGATCAACTTATCGAATATATCTTAAGTGATGGTAGCCAACCAATTGATCTGAACTTTAATGACGACGATTTATACAAATTTAGTTGTTCTAATCAAAAAGAAGTTGAAGAAAAAATAGATGCGGTCATCCATGACTTAATTAATACTAACGAGATCGAAGATGAAATCCTTGAAGTTGAGAATGATCATCTTCAGTCATTGATTGATGAAACATCTTCTGTCCTTCTTGCATCCCTTAAAAATGAATCTCATGAGATGTTGAAAGGAAGGCGGGAATGTCGCGATAGATTTTCAAATAAAGTCACAGAAGTATGGGGGGAAGCTATAGGACTACTTGAGATGTTGTTTGTGATTGCATCTGAGTCAGTTGAAAATTATTTTGATCATTTCATCGAAGACTCATCGACTGATCGAAAACAACTACTCGACATTTTAGTTCGACTTCATGCAAGATCTTGCCAAATTACATCAGAGATACTGTTACTTTTACGAAACGGTTATGCTGATGGAGCACATGCTAGGTGGAGGTCACTACATGAAGTTGTATGCACGGCACTCTTTTTATCTCAAGGAGATCAAGATCTACTCGAGCGATACTTACTCCATGAGAAAATAGAATCATACAAGGCAGCGTTACAATACCGAGAGTACAGCGAACGTTTGAGTGTAGAGGAGATTACTGATCTCGAATTCGAAGAATTAAAGCAGAAGAGAGATGAACTCCTTACAAGGTATGGGAAAAGTTTCAATAGTACATACGGTTGGGCATCTGATGCGTTAGCAAAAAAAGCACCTACATTCGCTGATATTGAGTTTAGAGTTAAATTGGATCATTTGAGGCCTTACTACAGACTGGCTAGCCACAATATTCATGCTAATTCAAAAGGGATCACTGTGAAACTCGGCTGGGGTCTAGCAAACGATGAATATTTATTGGCTGGTCCAAGTATATATGGTCTTTGTGAAGCAGGACATTCAACAAGCATATCCTTAGTGCAGATTTCTATTGCTATTCTTACTTTGATTCCATCATTTGATTTTCATGTTATTTCCCAGTTGCTGTTGTTGTTGGAAAAAGAAGTAGGAGAAGCTTTCTTGTCTGCTCATCAAGAGTTAAACGAGAAAGCGAATTCAATGTAATAATGATTATATCCATGGATGAAGTTGTTAAACATTTTGTACAACGGCAGTGTTTTATTGTCGACATGCGTGAATGCTACCCACTGGTGTCTACTTAATAGTCATAATTGATATCTCCTTTCCCTGGTCTATGCCGACCGGTATGATTTCTGGTTGCGTGCGCTGGTGCGTGGTTTTTCTGAGAACCGGGGGACCGGTCGTTCTGGGTAGGCGGCGCGTTTCTGCCTGAGACGTTTCAACCGGGGCTAAGGCCCTGCGGCTAATGTCTTTTGTGTGGCCCGTGTTGCTGAGTATCGGGGGGACGGTAGAGCAGCGGCTACTTGTGATGATTGCCCTGGTGCGTTTTTCTGGGTTGTGATTCGATCGGCGGGCAGGCACACAGGCCTGCCCCTACTTTATTGTGTGCCAAATATTGTCATCCAAGGCTGGTTGTGGATTCATGATGCTGGAATGTAGAGTGGAGCAATTGCTGGTTGCTGAACCTGGGGCGTCTCGTGATATAATATGAGTGGCACTGTCTTGCTTTCGGATTCGCAAAATCCGTGTGCGTACCGGGATTCGTTGCTCTGTGATGAAACCAGTTCCAGTGATTCGAGGGGCTCATTATGTCTTACTCGCAATTTGTCGTTTTTTTGTGGGTCATCACTCCTTCGTTTATACTGGCTTTCCTGATTCGAAGTATTCAACGTTCTCAGAAACAG
This window harbors:
- a CDS encoding DUF5677 domain-containing protein — translated: MLGLQEYLDKFLKKNNLIVALLRRGLTKRLDDIGLDLKTAQLDQLIEYILSDGSQPIDLNFNDDDLYKFSCSNQKEVEEKIDAVIHDLINTNEIEDEILEVENDHLQSLIDETSSVLLASLKNESHEMLKGRRECRDRFSNKVTEVWGEAIGLLEMLFVIASESVENYFDHFIEDSSTDRKQLLDILVRLHARSCQITSEILLLLRNGYADGAHARWRSLHEVVCTALFLSQGDQDLLERYLLHEKIESYKAALQYREYSERLSVEEITDLEFEELKQKRDELLTRYGKSFNSTYGWASDALAKKAPTFADIEFRVKLDHLRPYYRLASHNIHANSKGITVKLGWGLANDEYLLAGPSIYGLCEAGHSTSISLVQISIAILTLIPSFDFHVISQLLLLLEKEVGEAFLSAHQELNEKANSM